Proteins from a genomic interval of Rutidosis leptorrhynchoides isolate AG116_Rl617_1_P2 unplaced genomic scaffold, CSIRO_AGI_Rlap_v1 contig266, whole genome shotgun sequence:
- the LOC139882407 gene encoding protein FAR1-RELATED SEQUENCE 5-like translates to MDNARVSEMEEESDVLIEEKIESAIDVDEFDVDEHIPKPGMAFDLEEEFYEFYRKYSYQIGYGVRKTGGKRAKDDCKAKISVIMNSNGRCMISRVLLEHNHILSPKKSQIQKSHRRMDSYSKRRLELNDVAGIRVNKNFHSLVIKAEGNDNLAFIEKDCRNYITKMRQLRLGVGDAEALCNYFVRMKRRNSNFFYVLDIDDEGRLQNIFCANARSRAAYELFGDVISFDSIYLTNKYSMPFSPFVGAP, encoded by the exons atggATAACGCAAGAGTTTCAGAG ATGGAAGAGGAGAGTGATGTACTAATTGAAGAAAAGATTGAGTCTGCTATCGATGTCGATGAGTTTGATGTCGATGAACATATTCCAAAACCTGGCATGGCATTTGATTTAGAAGAAGAATTTTATGAGTTCTACAGAAAATATTCTTATCAAATTGGCTATGGAGTTCGTAAAACTGGTGGCAAAAGAGCAAAGGACG ATTGCAAGGCCAAAATCAGTGTCATTATGAATAGTAATGGAAGATGCATGATATCTCGTGTTTTATTGGAGCATAATCATATTTTAAGCCCTAAAAAGTCTCAGATTCAAAAGTCACATAGGAGAATGGATTCATATTCCAAAAGAAGACTTGAGTTAAATGATGTTGCAGGTATTCGAGTGAATAAGAATTTTCACTCATTGGTAATCAAAGCCGAAGGAAACGATAACTTAGCATTTATTGAAAAAGATTGTAGAAATTACATTACAAAGATGAGGCAATTAAGACTTGGGGTTGGGGATGCTGAAGCACTTTGCAATTATTTTGTTCGTATGAAAAGAAGAAATTCAAATTTTTTCTACGTACTTGATATAGACGATGAAGGTCGTTTGCAGAATATATTTTGCGCCAATGCAAGGTCTAGAGCAGCATATGAATTATTTGGTGATGTCATATCATTCGACAGTATCTATTTGACTAACAAGTACAGTATGCCCTTTAGTCCTTTTGTGGGA GCTCCATGA
- the LOC139882408 gene encoding rho GTPase-activating protein 3-like translates to MTRLFRSKSCGFFGLNPTPSPIPYYDNGTEDEEEEEEKEEDEESEIEDEEDGTGYNNRITENPISAPFIGRGQNGNSSQHGGDGGGGDNGFAVMDILVAVLRKSLVTCSVERDDTMDISWPTEVRHVSHVTFDRFNGFLGLPSELEPEVPRKVPSASVSVFGVSAKSMQCSYDPRGNSVPTILLMMQKHLYVEGGLKAEGIFRINAENGQEEDVREQLNKGIVPTGIDVHCLAGLIKAWFRELPGGVLDSLAPEQVMISNSEEDCTELVKILPPTESAILDWAINLMADVVEHEQFNKMNSHNIAMVFAPNMTQMADPLTALIHAVQVMNFLKTLILKTLRERKDAATPEKCVDLSNLRIEDKSCKQTVEPSTKLQCTNKFLRTATLGRLESSSSEERLWSFRRKSDDDGEEESVTNSGGRTSPAHDGGDNWLSLRKGVRRLCRHPVFQLTKPSKKAYFAQHINLIFPFLFSQAIPRTSSMAPPPRKPIWVLLLCSDEKQKGILDFFKKPDPKRQKVETPPFVENPNSSAPPIPKSQATNVNNSFDINSLVRDPGVRQQIWKYDFNKQDEVRRAYIRAGPFQCILAEYPKTGKNIEGVFNRNGIRNFQRGWNIL, encoded by the exons ATGACTCGTCTCTTTCGATCCAAGTCTTGTGGATTTTTCGGGCTCAACCCGACTCCGTCCCCGATTCCGTATTACGATAACGGAACCGAAGACGAGGAAGAAGAGGAGGAAAAAGAAGAAGACGAAGAATCAGAAATCGAAGACGAAGAAGATGGCACTGGTTATAATAATAGAATTACCGAAAACCCCATTTCAGCTCCGTTCATAGGTCGAGGGCAAAACGGTAATTCAAGTCAGCACGGCGGTGACGGTGGTGGTGGAGATAATGGATTTGCGGTGATGGATATTCTGGTGGCAGTGTTGAGGAAGTCACTGGTCACGTGCAGCGTGGAGAGAGATGACACGATGGATATTAGCTGGCCGACTGAAGTCAGGCACGTGTCGCACGTGACATTCGACCGCTTTAATGGTTTCCTCGGCTTACCATCTGAGCTCGAGCCTGAAGTTCCCCGGAAAGTCCCCAGCGCCAG TGTTAGTGTGTTTGGAGTTTCAGCAAAGTCGATGCAATGTTCGTATGATCCAAGAGGAAACAGTGTCCCCACAATTCTTCTTATGATGCAAAAGCATCTCTATGTAGAAGGAGGTCTTAAA GCAGAAGGAATATTCCGGATAAATGCAGAGAATGGCCAAGAAGAGGATGTTCGCGAGCAGTTGAATAAAGGCATTGTGCCTACTGGAATTGATGTCCATTGCTTAGCAGGTTTGATCAAG GCTTGGTTTAGAGAACTTCCGGGTGGGGTGTTAGATTCTCTGGCACCAGAACAAGTGATGATTAGCAATTCCGAAGAGGACTGTACGGAACTTGTAAAGATTCTTCCTCCGACGGAATCTGCAATTCTCGACTGGGCTATCAATCTGATGGCTGACGTTGTGGAACACGAGCAATTCAACAAGATGAATTCTCATAACATTGCTATGGTTTTTGCTCCCAACATGACCCAG ATGGCCGATCCTTTGACTGCACTAATTCACGCTGTACAAGTAATGAACTTCCTTAAGACATTGATTTTAAAAACACTTAGGGAAAGAAAAGATGCAGCCACTCCAGAAAAGTGCGTGGATCTATCAAACTTAAGAATCGAGGATAAATCTTGTAAACAGACGGTTGAGCCCTCTACGAAATTACAGTGTACAAATAAGTTCTTGAGGACTGCTACGTTGGGTAGACTAGAATCGTCATCGTCGGAGGAGAGGCTGTGGAGCTTTCGAAGGAAAAGCGACGACGACGGAGAAGAAGAATCCGTGACAAATTCAGGAGGGAGGACGTCACCGGCTCACGACGGCGGAGATAATTGGCTTAGCTTGAGAAAAGGAGTGAGGAGGCTATGCAGGCATCCTGTATTTCAGTTGACTAAACCGTCCAAGAAGGCATATT TTGCACAACACATAAATctcatttttccttttcttttctccCAAGCCATCCCCCG CACAAGTAGCATGGCTCCGCCACCGCGTAAGCCTATATGGGTGCTCTTATTGTGTTCTG ATGAAAAACAAAAAGGAATCCTAGACTTTTTCAAGAAACCTGATCCTAAGCGTCAGAAAGTGGAAACTCCACCTTTTGTTGAGAATCCAAATTCTAGTGCTCCTCCAATTCCTAAATCTCAAGCAACTAATGTCaataatagttttgatatcaaTTCCTTAGTGCGTGATCCAGGTGTACGACAACAAATATGGAAGTATGATTTCAATAAGCAAGATGAAGTTCGACGGGCTTATATTAGAGCCGGACCGTTTCAATGCATTCTCGCAGAATATCCGAAAACTGGAAAAAACATCGAAGGAGTTTTCAATCGAAATGGTATAAGGAATTTCCAACGTGGCTGGAATATTCTCTAA
- the LOC139882409 gene encoding uncharacterized protein translates to MSGRVNKVIREEIGYAKYCILVDEARDESKKEQMSIILRFVDKNGYVQERFFGLVHVKDTATSTLRDEILFVLSQHNLDVQNIRRQGYDGASNMRGDDQLKAAHAENIAHLLVMDELESGIGLNRVCNLQRVGDTRWSSHLRSVSSLINMFSATCEILMIIIDDGATSTQRANADTTYEVLTSYEFVFTLHLVMKVLEITDLLCRTLQLKSQDILNIMDVVKSTKTMIQELRDKRWDDLIKNVNTFCDSVSIVVPNLDDHYISRRGRAHHQQEDITMEHHYKVDIFNALVDTQLHELNIKFNDHAMELLTLSSAKDPKKMRNSFRIDDICTLVDKYYPQDFAGHEKGN, encoded by the exons ATGTCAGGAAGAGTAAATAAAGTTATTCGTGAAGAGATTGGGTATGCTAAATATTGCATACTAGTTGATGAAGCACGAGATGAATCTAAAAAAGAACAAATGTCTATTATCTTGAGATTTGTCGATAAGAATGGATATGTGCAAGAGCGGTTTTTTGGGCTTGTTCATGTTAAAGACACTGCTACATCGACATTAAGAGATGAAATACTTTTTGTACTCTCACAACACAATCTTGATGTGCAGAATATCCGAAGACAAGGCTATGATGGTGCAAGTAATATGAGAGGGGA TGATCAATTGAAAGCTGCACATGCTGAGAATATTGCTCATTTGCTTGTTATGGATGAGCTTGAAAGTGGAATAGGGCTTAATCGAGTTTGTAATTTGCAAAGAGTTGGGGATACACGGTGGAGTTCACATTTGCGATCAGTATCCAGCTTAATCAATATGTTCAGTGCAACATGTGAAATCTTGATGATCATTATTGATGATGGAGCTACTTCAACTCAACGTGCCAATGCAGATACAACATATGAGGTATTAACGTCCTATGAATTTGTGTTCACTTTACATCTCGTGATGAAAGTTCTTGAGATTACAGACTTGTTGTGCCGTACTTTACAACTTAAATCTCAGGATATACTAAATATAATGGATGTAGTTAAATCTACCAAGACAATGATTCAAGAATTAAGAGATAAAAGATGGGATGATTTAATCAAGAATGTGAATACTTTTTGTGATTCTGTCAGTATAGTTGTTCCAAATTTGGATGATCATTATATTTCAAGAAGAGGAAGGGCTCATCATCAGCAAGAAGATATTACTATGGAGCACCATTATAAGGTGGACATTTTTAATGCTTTGGTCGATACTCAACTACATGAATTAAATATTAAGTTTAATGATCACGCGATGGAATTACTTACTCTTAGTTCAGCTAAAGATCCAAAGAAGATGCGTAATTCATTTAGAATTGATGACATTTGCACATTGGTGGATAAATATTATCCTCAAGACTTTGCTGGACATGAGAAGGGCAATTAA